A genomic segment from Leptolyngbya boryana PCC 6306 encodes:
- a CDS encoding DUF3368 domain-containing protein codes for MGILVEAKSKGLITEVRPLLDALMNEAGFWVAEPLYNSVLRLVNEIDLA; via the coding sequence TTGGGAATCTTAGTCGAAGCGAAAAGTAAAGGCTTGATCACTGAGGTGAGACCGCTATTGGATGCGTTGATGAATGAAGCTGGATTTTGGGTTGCAGAACCTTTGTATAACAGCGTTTTACGACTTGTTAACGAGATTGATTTAGCTTGA
- a CDS encoding KH domain-containing protein, giving the protein MTNNATALLKVLKIEFREFCVDFLSLGQIKGIFSNAGFTLENEASSGGARRGLVDEFYAATDWQKIENIHKFFKVIEYILQLHYISDEAKDRLRSICTSNGFGVEDNKINYEGSILGEDLFAYQFPAGLPFGVLKPDFSISAEKGGQTLKYELQDGLGLVRGKVYPDFSFKMLEASYGLDASKNRVLKKAMIDMNQSEYEKKFFIEYAKRFDMANQDLPVLIPQAWIQWHSQAKKNLRSASSLHMDDLYRVDFVAFWNNRRYVILVDDISHYATKKESDWYADQEAYSKRLKEDRKLRKENWHVFRVSNWELRDGEKLQSTLSDLREFITF; this is encoded by the coding sequence ATGACGAATAACGCAACCGCTCTTCTAAAAGTTCTTAAAATTGAGTTCAGAGAGTTCTGTGTTGACTTTTTATCTTTAGGTCAAATTAAAGGTATTTTCTCGAATGCAGGTTTCACTTTAGAGAATGAAGCATCTTCTGGAGGAGCAAGGCGTGGGCTTGTTGATGAGTTTTATGCTGCTACTGATTGGCAAAAGATAGAGAATATCCATAAGTTCTTTAAAGTCATTGAATATATCCTTCAGTTGCACTACATCTCTGATGAGGCGAAAGATCGCCTACGCTCTATATGTACTAGCAACGGGTTTGGAGTTGAAGATAATAAGATCAATTACGAAGGTTCTATTCTGGGTGAGGATCTATTTGCATATCAATTTCCTGCCGGACTACCTTTTGGGGTACTTAAACCAGACTTCTCTATTAGCGCAGAAAAAGGTGGACAGACATTGAAGTATGAGCTTCAAGATGGATTGGGATTAGTAAGAGGCAAAGTTTATCCCGATTTTAGTTTTAAGATGCTAGAGGCTTCCTACGGTCTTGATGCTTCAAAAAATAGGGTTTTGAAGAAGGCAATGATTGATATGAATCAATCGGAGTATGAGAAGAAATTTTTTATAGAGTATGCCAAGAGATTTGACATGGCGAATCAGGATTTGCCTGTTTTAATACCTCAAGCTTGGATACAATGGCATTCTCAAGCCAAGAAAAACCTTCGTTCTGCCTCATCACTACATATGGATGACTTATATAGAGTTGATTTTGTAGCATTTTGGAACAATAGAAGATATGTAATTTTGGTAGATGACATAAGCCATTATGCTACTAAGAAGGAATCAGATTGGTATGCTGACCAAGAAGCTTATTCCAAACGATTGAAAGAGGATAGAAAGCTTCGTAAAGAAAACTGGCACGTTTTTCGAGTTAGTAATTGGGAGTTAAGAGATGGCGAGAAGCTTCAATCTACCCTGAGCGATTTACGTGAGTTCATTACTTTTTAA
- a CDS encoding UPF0175 family protein, producing MSIIVSDEILAATRMTETEMRQEIAIMLFQREKLTLAQASRFAGMHRVAFQHLLASRHIPVHYGVEDFEQDIQNLREMGRL from the coding sequence ATGAGCATTATTGTCTCTGACGAAATTTTAGCCGCAACTCGCATGACTGAGACTGAAATGCGTCAGGAAATCGCTATTATGCTCTTTCAGCGGGAAAAGCTTACTCTTGCTCAAGCCAGTCGTTTTGCGGGAATGCACCGTGTAGCCTTTCAACACCTACTCGCTAGCCGTCATATCCCAGTACATTACGGAGTAGAAGATTTTGAGCAGGATATTCAGAACCTGCGGGAGATGGGCAGATTGTGA
- the pyrF gene encoding orotidine-5'-phosphate decarboxylase has product MNDRIIVPLDVPSEESAIALIDRLPQVTFWKVGLELFVSSGSNILKVLQEREKRIFLDLKFHDIPNTVAGACAAAARYGVDLITVHATAGKAALQAAQSAIEANKAPGSDPKLIAITVLTSLSARSLAFELKIPLELPEYALEMAMLAKESGLGGAVCSPHEVTQLREVCGKDFVLVCPGVRPAWAAVGDQQRVMTPGQAMKAGATYLVIGRPITAADDPGAAFERICEEIEAASVS; this is encoded by the coding sequence ATGAACGATCGAATTATCGTGCCGTTAGATGTCCCGTCTGAGGAAAGTGCGATCGCGCTCATCGATCGCTTGCCTCAAGTCACGTTTTGGAAAGTGGGGCTGGAATTGTTTGTCAGTTCGGGTTCCAACATTCTCAAAGTCTTGCAAGAGCGGGAGAAGCGGATCTTCCTCGACCTGAAGTTTCACGATATTCCCAATACGGTAGCAGGAGCTTGCGCGGCGGCGGCTCGGTATGGCGTGGATTTGATTACGGTTCACGCGACAGCAGGAAAGGCAGCCTTGCAAGCCGCACAAAGTGCGATTGAGGCAAATAAAGCACCGGGGTCAGATCCGAAGCTAATTGCGATTACCGTTTTGACGAGTTTATCGGCGCGATCGCTGGCATTTGAGTTAAAAATTCCGCTGGAATTGCCAGAGTATGCGCTGGAAATGGCGATGTTGGCGAAGGAGAGCGGATTAGGGGGAGCCGTATGTTCGCCTCATGAGGTGACACAGTTGCGCGAGGTGTGTGGCAAGGATTTTGTCTTGGTTTGTCCGGGGGTGCGTCCTGCATGGGCGGCTGTTGGCGATCAGCAACGGGTCATGACTCCGGGGCAGGCAATGAAGGCGGGAGCGACGTATTTAGTCATTGGCAGACCGATTACGGCAGCAGATGATCCGGGGGCAGCGTTTGAGCGAATTTGTGAGGAGATCGAAGCGGCTTCTGTCTCTTAA
- the tyrS gene encoding tyrosine--tRNA ligase, translated as MSNSLDWLFRGTTEIFPDQPDSHLPTENLRVRLEKSERPLRIKFGIDPTGTDIHLGHSTIYRKLRQFQDAGHTAVLLIGDFTARIGDPTGKSEVRKQLTEEDVAANAKTYLQQLRPILDFDTPGRLEIRYNSEWLSKLDLAKILELLATMTVGQMLAKEGFAERYKQGTAIYLHEFLYPLMQGYDSVALEADVELGGTDQKFNLAVGRDLQRHFGQTPQFGLLMPILPGLDGVQKMSKSLGNYVGLSEDPLSMYSKLEKVPDSTIAQYFELLTDLPLDQLPENPRERQKLLALDIVTQYHGKDKALEAQTAALSLIQGGGSQSDAVPEFSLSGLQFPSKLFYLVSAAGLCKSSSEARRQIQGGAVKLDGEKMSSPDLLFETPDTLTGKVLQLGKNKFVRFVP; from the coding sequence CCAGCCGGATTCTCATCTTCCGACTGAAAATTTACGGGTTCGCTTGGAGAAAAGCGAGCGTCCGTTGCGGATTAAGTTCGGAATTGACCCTACTGGAACGGATATCCATTTGGGGCATAGTACTATCTACCGCAAGTTGCGTCAGTTTCAGGATGCCGGACATACTGCGGTGTTGTTAATCGGGGACTTTACGGCAAGAATTGGCGATCCGACAGGGAAATCCGAGGTGCGGAAGCAGTTGACCGAAGAAGATGTCGCCGCGAATGCAAAGACGTATTTGCAGCAGTTGCGCCCGATTCTGGATTTTGATACGCCGGGACGTTTAGAGATTCGTTATAACTCTGAATGGCTGTCTAAGTTGGATTTGGCTAAGATTCTAGAACTGTTAGCGACGATGACGGTCGGGCAAATGCTGGCAAAAGAAGGCTTTGCCGAGCGGTATAAGCAAGGAACCGCGATTTATTTGCATGAATTTTTGTACCCGTTGATGCAAGGCTACGATTCGGTTGCATTAGAAGCCGATGTCGAATTAGGAGGAACCGATCAGAAGTTTAATTTGGCGGTTGGACGTGATTTACAGCGGCATTTTGGACAGACTCCGCAATTTGGATTATTAATGCCGATTTTGCCAGGATTAGACGGCGTTCAGAAAATGTCGAAATCGTTGGGCAATTATGTAGGACTGTCAGAAGATCCGCTCAGCATGTACTCGAAATTGGAAAAAGTCCCGGATTCGACGATCGCTCAATATTTCGAGCTTTTGACTGACTTACCCCTCGACCAACTGCCTGAGAATCCAAGAGAGCGTCAAAAACTTCTTGCCCTCGATATCGTTACCCAGTATCACGGGAAAGACAAGGCTTTAGAAGCTCAAACTGCTGCTTTAAGTTTGATTCAAGGTGGTGGAAGCCAAAGCGATGCTGTCCCAGAGTTCTCGCTGTCTGGGCTGCAATTTCCATCGAAATTGTTTTATCTCGTGAGTGCCGCCGGACTGTGTAAGAGCAGTTCCGAAGCGCGGAGACAAATTCAAGGCGGAGCCGTCAAGTTAGACGGCGAGAAAATGAGCAGTCCGGATCTGCTGTTTGAAACGCCAGACACTTTGACCGGAAAAGTGCTTCAGCTTGGAAAGAATAAATTTGTGCGGTTTGTACCATGA
- a CDS encoding transposase, which translates to MRRFQKAIGVAPVQEESGTSLKKRRTGGSSLCRKALWQWMFTQIEVRRKTQNPRILEIRQLYQTALDRYSLSSDERPRGIKIKLARAYTRRKVAILLFEALVKAVAQS; encoded by the coding sequence TTGAGGCGATTTCAAAAAGCGATCGGCGTTGCCCCAGTGCAAGAAGAGTCGGGCACAAGCTTGAAAAAGCGTCGCACAGGCGGATCATCGCTCTGCCGTAAAGCCTTGTGGCAGTGGATGTTTACTCAAATCGAAGTTCGCCGCAAAACTCAAAACCCCCGAATTCTCGAAATTCGCCAGCTCTATCAGACCGCACTCGATCGCTATAGTCTCAGCAGCGACGAACGACCGCGCGGCATCAAGATTAAATTGGCTCGCGCCTACACCCGACGCAAAGTTGCAATTCTTCTGTTTGAAGCCCTTGTGAAAGCCGTCGCCCAAAGCTGA